From Solanum lycopersicum chromosome 8, SLM_r2.1, the proteins below share one genomic window:
- the LOC138337907 gene encoding uncharacterized protein, whose product MVADMRRRMSLFVVWLSGFPNKKGKAPMLIGYVDIGRLMIHVQQVEDDKLRDREEFKNKRVKALGNESGQQKSRVSRSSVQHKHKRPTPSSVHLHQGTKTQDSMAQGGTKTPACVKCGESHSVVRPNGSTGCFKCCKNNHVMRECPENRKGNGNGAIEPRLFRLKINFTLRELIIQLLIL is encoded by the exons ATGGTTGCTGACATGAGAAGAAGAATGAgtttatttgttgtttggttGTCTGGTTTTCCAAACAAGAAAGGTAAGGCACCTATGTTGATAGGGTATGTGGACATAGGAAGGCTGATGATTCATGTGCAACAGGTTGAGGATGACAAGCTGAGGGATAGGGAAGAGTTTAAGAATAAGAGGGTTAAGGCATTAGGGAATGAGTCCGGGCAGCAAAAGAGTAGAGTGAGTCGGTCTTCTGTCCAACATAAGCATAAGAGACCTACTCCATCATCTGTGCACTTGCACCAAGGAACAAAG ACTCAAGACAGTATGGCACAAGGGGGTACTAAGACTCCTGCATGTGTTAAGTGTGGTGAGAGCCACTCAGTGGTGCGTCCTAATGGATCCACTGGTTGCTTCAAGTGTTGTAAGAACAATCATGTTATGAGAGAGTGTCCTGAGAACAGGAAGGGCAATGGTAATGGGGCAATAGAGCCCCGTCTTTTCAGACTCAAGATAAATTTCACACTGAGAGAACTTATCATACAACTCCTTATCCTTTAG